The following are from one region of the Carassius gibelio isolate Cgi1373 ecotype wild population from Czech Republic chromosome A13, carGib1.2-hapl.c, whole genome shotgun sequence genome:
- the LOC128026761 gene encoding galectin-related protein B-like translates to MTDKGDIRHEEDYVGEIKGGLRPTMRLVVMGIVHKQPKSMVVLVACQSKGEGDEEMEGDVGLELKVNFSQKAVLRNARLSGQWGASETALSFFPFAPGEAFKMEIVCEHQQFRILVDGQPLCGFTHRLTQLASLTALKINGDLQLTKVA, encoded by the exons ATGACAGATAAGGGGGACATCCGACAC GAGGAGGACTATGTTGGGGAGATCAAAGGGGGTCTACGGCCGACCATGAGGCTGGTAGTGATGGGTATTGTTCACAAGCAGCCCAAAAG TATGGTAGTTTTAGTGGCATGCCAGTCTAAAGGGGAGGGGGATGAAGAAATGGAAGGTGATGTGGGTCTGGAGTTGAAAGTGAACTTCTCACAGAAGGCTGTGCTTCGTAACGCTCGTCTGTCAGGACAGTGGGGCGCTTCAGAAACCGCCCTGTCTTTCTTTCCCTTTGCTCCAGGAGAGGCATTTAAG ATGGAGATTGTGTGCGAGCACCAGCAGTTCCGTATTCTGGTGGATGGGCAGCCGTTGTGTGGTTTCACTCACAGACTGACTCAGCtcgcatctctcactgctcttaaAATCAATGGAGACTTACAGCTTACCAAAGTGGCTTGA